Below is a genomic region from Synergistaceae bacterium.
ACCTGCCTGAAAGCGTTTATTGTATTCAAAGTCTGCAAGAGTAACTATACCGCCGACAGCCTCAATAATGACATCTCCGCCCTTGCCTCCGTCAGCACCGTCCGGGCCGCCCTTAGGTACAAATTTTTCACGTCTGAAGCTCATTGCGCCATTACCGCCGCGGCCTGCTTTGATAAAAATTTCTGCTAAGTCTACAAATTTCATGTCTCGATAAAAAAATAACCCCCGCTAAATCAGGGGCATATGATGAAAATCTTTGTGCATTTATTCAGCTTCGACGGGCTCAACAGATACAAATTTTCTGCTCTGCCTTGTGTGATAGCTGACTTTGCCGGGAACTAACGCAAATAACGTGAAATCGCGTCCGAGTCCTACATGCTTGCCGGGGTGAACTTTTGTCCCGCACTGACGAACGAGAATACTTCCGGCGTTGACTGTCTGACCTGCGAAAACTTTAATTCCGCGATATTTGGGCTGGCTGTCGCGTCCGTTAGTTGAGCTTCCCTGCCCCTTTTTGTGTGCGAAAAACTGTAAATCAAAAAATTTCATTTGCTGACCTCCGAAATAATTTTTACATAATCGGGATTATCACGGGCGATTTGCTTTAACGATTCTGAAATTGTGCGAGTCAAAACCGAAATTCTATCGCATTCATTAACCGGCCAAGTTACGCGCATTAAAGGTGTCTTTGCGTCAACTGTAAAATTTGCGTCTTTGAGCTGTGCAACGTCTTCGAGTCCTAACATCAGCGATTGCATTAGAACCGACACAGCCGCACAGATAATGTCATGACCTTTTTCTGCTGAACCTGAATGACCGCTGCACTCAATGCCAGTTAATAAATTTTCGTCGTGAAAAAATAATTTTACCCGAATCAAAATTTTTTATGCTTCGATATTCCTTATTACTACTTCAGTGAAATACTGTCTATGGCCTTGCATTTTGCGGATATTTTTCTTGCTCTTATACTTGAACACAAGAACTTTATCTGCTCTAGCCTGCTTGACGATTTCTGCTGTAACTCTTGCGCCATCTACGTAGGGTGCGCCGAATTTTGCTTCGCCTTCATCAGGAGCTACCATTAAAATTTTGTCAAATACGATTTCTGTACTTGTTTCGCCGGGCAATTTTTCAACTCTAAATTTGTCGCCGACACTTGCGCGGTATTGTTTGCCGCCTGTCTCGATTACTGCATACATGATAAATAAATTTCCTCCTTCGCTGATAAAGGCTCACTTTTTGCGTGATTAACAAATGCCCTTGTCAAGCGTTTATATGATGTCAGAAATTATAACAGATTGCGCAAATTTTGTGTGAATAAATAAAAAATTTTTGTGATAAAATATTATTAACAAGGGGAGCGGAGGGAGTTAGCTTTTATCCCCTATGAAAAATAAAACTAGTGAGTTAAGTCCTTATCGGACAAACCTATCCCATAAAAGAAGGATAAGCCTCAACACCCAGTACATAGCAGCGGCAAAGTCTCGAATCCGGCCAAGGATTGAACGCCGCTGTTTTTGCGTACTGGTGCGCTTACTGCCTTTACGTGAAGACATCCGCATTTCACCTCACTTCTACAGGGCGGCTCCCCGTTGGACGATGAGCCCTGCACTGCATCCGGGGCTCCCTCTGTGAATAATTATATCAGACGAAAATTTTTGTGATAGAATATTAACAAGGGGAGCGGAGGGAGTTAGCTTTTATCCCCTTACGAAATTAAATCGCCAGTTTATCCGATCGACTTACCTAACAAAGTCAGGATAAGCTTCACAAAATAATAAAGAGCAGCGAGAGCATGATGTAATCCGGCGAGGAAATCACGTCGCTGCTTTTTGTTTTTACTGGCGCGCTTCTTGCCTTTATGTTGCTTCGGCATTGCGTTCACCAACCTTCTACAGGGCAGATCCCCTTTTCGGCTGTAGAGTCCCTGTTTGCTCACTGGGTCTCCCTCTGTGAATAATTAAAATTTTTACTCGCGATTGTGCCAATAAACAAAGCTGCGGGTGTATTCTGACGCATATAATTCGTTCTGCCCACCCGCCCGCACGACAAAATTTTTACTCCGCAATAGTGTTATAATATATTAACATTCACAAATTTATTCATTCACGAGAGAAAAAATTTTTTACAACTACATTTACAACTACAAAAACTCGCAAATTTTTCAACACTCATAAACACTCGCA
It encodes:
- the rpmA gene encoding 50S ribosomal protein L27; the encoded protein is MKFFDLQFFAHKKGQGSSTNGRDSQPKYRGIKVFAGQTVNAGSILVRQCGTKVHPGKHVGLGRDFTLFALVPGKVSYHTRQSRKFVSVEPVEAE
- a CDS encoding ribosomal-processing cysteine protease Prp translates to MIRVKLFFHDENLLTGIECSGHSGSAEKGHDIICAAVSVLMQSLMLGLEDVAQLKDANFTVDAKTPLMRVTWPVNECDRISVLTRTISESLKQIARDNPDYVKIISEVSK
- the rplU gene encoding 50S ribosomal protein L21; this encodes MYAVIETGGKQYRASVGDKFRVEKLPGETSTEIVFDKILMVAPDEGEAKFGAPYVDGARVTAEIVKQARADKVLVFKYKSKKNIRKMQGHRQYFTEVVIRNIEA